The following coding sequences lie in one Streptomyces venezuelae genomic window:
- the secD gene encoding protein translocase subunit SecD: MAAPKKGRRQSAPGKPGRSLVFILIALVALTGGMFLSGHTTPRLGIDLAGGTSITLEAKNEPGQKNAINPDNMNTAVDIINNRVNGLGVSEAEVQTQGDKNIIVNIPKGSNEKQAREQVGTTAQLYFRPVITQAPGQPTPEPSTSPSSGTDKEKDKDKATDKATDKATDKAGSPSGTPTSQGRAVSEALKADPTPSASDKDKDKGGKKDETPKPDPATAKLQEQFTKLDCTDKKQRAAAGRGIKPSDPTIACGKSPDGKTWDKFILAPAELNGKDVDDAKAVINQQSGAWVVNMEFTKGGAKKFSKTTSKLSQQQSPQNQFAIVLDGEVASAPSVNTTLSTNAEISGSFNQESAKDLANILSYGALPLTFHEQSVTTVSPALGGEQLKAGLIAGAIGLALVIIYLVAYYRGLSLIAIASLLVSAALTYTIMTLLGPTIKFALNLPAVCGAIVAIGITADSFIVFFERVRDEIREGRTLRPAVERGWPRARRTILVSDFVSFLAAAVLFVVTVGKVQGFAFTLGLTTLLDVVVVFFFTKPLMTLMARKKFFASGHKWSGLDPERLGAKPPLRRSRRTTAPPAGPVDPKEA; this comes from the coding sequence GTGGCAGCACCGAAGAAGGGCCGAAGGCAGAGCGCCCCGGGCAAGCCGGGACGCTCGCTGGTCTTCATCCTGATTGCCCTCGTGGCGCTGACCGGGGGAATGTTCCTTTCCGGGCACACGACGCCACGCCTGGGCATCGACCTCGCCGGTGGTACGAGCATCACGCTCGAGGCGAAGAACGAGCCGGGTCAGAAGAACGCGATCAACCCGGACAACATGAACACCGCGGTTGACATCATCAACAACCGTGTCAACGGTCTGGGTGTCTCCGAGGCCGAGGTTCAGACCCAGGGCGACAAGAACATCATCGTCAACATCCCCAAGGGTTCGAACGAGAAGCAGGCGCGCGAGCAGGTCGGTACGACCGCTCAGCTCTACTTCCGCCCGGTGATCACGCAGGCCCCCGGTCAGCCCACGCCGGAGCCGTCCACCAGCCCTTCGTCCGGGACGGACAAGGAGAAGGACAAGGACAAGGCGACCGACAAGGCGACCGACAAGGCCACCGACAAGGCCGGCTCCCCGAGCGGCACCCCCACCTCCCAGGGCCGCGCCGTCAGCGAGGCCCTGAAGGCCGACCCGACGCCGTCCGCCTCGGACAAGGACAAGGACAAGGGCGGCAAGAAGGACGAGACGCCCAAGCCCGACCCGGCCACCGCCAAGCTCCAGGAGCAGTTCACCAAGCTGGACTGCACCGACAAGAAGCAGCGTGCCGCGGCCGGCCGTGGCATCAAGCCTTCGGACCCCACTATCGCGTGCGGCAAGAGCCCCGACGGCAAGACCTGGGACAAGTTCATCCTGGCCCCGGCCGAGCTGAACGGTAAGGACGTCGACGACGCCAAGGCGGTCATCAACCAGCAGTCCGGTGCCTGGGTCGTCAACATGGAGTTCACCAAGGGCGGCGCGAAGAAGTTCTCGAAGACCACCAGCAAGCTGTCGCAGCAGCAGTCCCCGCAGAACCAGTTCGCGATCGTCCTCGACGGCGAAGTGGCCTCGGCCCCCAGCGTCAACACGACCCTGAGCACCAACGCCGAGATCTCCGGCAGCTTCAACCAGGAGTCCGCCAAGGACCTGGCGAACATCCTGTCGTACGGCGCCCTGCCGCTGACCTTCCACGAGCAGAGCGTCACCACGGTCAGCCCGGCCCTCGGCGGCGAGCAGCTCAAGGCGGGCCTGATCGCGGGCGCCATCGGCCTCGCGCTCGTCATCATCTACCTGGTGGCCTACTACCGAGGCCTCTCGCTCATCGCCATCGCGAGCCTCCTGGTCTCCGCGGCGCTGACGTACACGATCATGACGCTGCTCGGCCCGACCATTAAGTTCGCGCTCAACCTGCCCGCGGTGTGTGGTGCGATCGTTGCGATCGGTATCACCGCGGACTCGTTCATCGTGTTCTTCGAACGCGTACGGGACGAGATCCGCGAGGGCCGCACGCTGCGACCCGCCGTCGAGCGGGGCTGGCCGCGCGCCCGGCGCACCATCCTGGTCTCCGACTTCGTGTCGTTCCTCGCCGCCGCCGTCCTCTTCGTCGTCACCGTCGGCAAGGTGCAGGGCTTCGCGTTCACGCTCGGCCTGACCACGCTGCTCGACGTCGTCGTGGTGTTCTTCTTCACCAAGCCGCTGATGACGCTCATGGCGCGCAAGAAGTTCTTCGCGAGCGGCCACAAGTGGTCCGGTCTCGACCCGGAGCGGCTCGGCGCCAAGCCGCCGCTGCGCCGGTCGCGCCGCACCACCGCTCCCCCCGCCGGCCCTGTCGACCCGAAGGAGGCGTGA
- the ruvB gene encoding Holliday junction branch migration DNA helicase RuvB, protein MNWDDPTHDAAEAADAAERLVGASADGEDQAVEAALRPKDLGEFIGQEKVREQLDLVLRAARARGATADHVLLSGAPGLGKTTLSMIIAAEMGAPIRITSGPAIQHAGDLAAILSSLQEGEVLFLDEIHRMSRPAEEMLYMAMEDFRVDVIVGKGPGATAIPLELPPFTLVGATTRAGLLPPPLRDRFGFTAHMEFYEPTELERVVHRSAQLLDVEIDPRGAAEIAGRSRGTPRIANRLLRRVRDYAQVKADGSITQDIAAAALAVYEVDGRGLDRLDRAVLEALLKLFGGGPVGLSTLAVAVGEERETVEEVAEPFLVREGLLARTPRGRVATPAAWAHLGLVPPRQAGGKGQQDLFGT, encoded by the coding sequence ATGAACTGGGACGACCCCACCCACGACGCCGCCGAAGCCGCCGACGCGGCCGAGCGGCTCGTCGGTGCGTCCGCCGACGGCGAGGACCAGGCGGTCGAGGCCGCCCTGCGCCCCAAGGACCTGGGCGAGTTCATCGGCCAGGAGAAGGTCCGCGAACAGCTCGACCTCGTCCTGCGGGCGGCCCGCGCGCGCGGCGCCACCGCCGACCACGTCCTGCTCTCCGGAGCCCCCGGCCTCGGCAAGACGACCCTCTCGATGATCATCGCCGCCGAGATGGGCGCCCCCATCCGCATCACCAGCGGCCCCGCCATCCAGCACGCGGGCGACCTGGCCGCGATCCTCTCCTCCCTCCAGGAGGGAGAGGTCCTCTTCCTCGACGAGATCCACCGGATGTCGCGGCCCGCCGAGGAAATGCTCTACATGGCCATGGAGGACTTCCGCGTCGACGTGATCGTCGGCAAGGGTCCCGGCGCCACCGCCATCCCCCTCGAACTGCCCCCGTTCACGCTCGTCGGCGCCACCACGCGCGCGGGCCTGCTCCCGCCGCCGCTCCGCGACCGCTTCGGGTTCACCGCGCACATGGAGTTCTACGAACCCACCGAGCTGGAGCGCGTCGTCCACCGCTCCGCTCAGCTGCTCGACGTGGAGATCGACCCGCGGGGCGCCGCCGAGATCGCGGGGCGCTCGCGCGGCACGCCCCGTATCGCCAACCGCCTGCTGCGCCGCGTCAGGGACTACGCGCAGGTGAAGGCCGACGGCTCGATCACCCAGGACATCGCCGCAGCGGCCCTTGCCGTCTACGAGGTGGACGGGCGCGGTCTCGACCGCCTCGACCGCGCCGTTCTGGAGGCCCTGCTCAAGCTGTTCGGCGGCGGCCCGGTCGGCCTGTCGACGCTCGCCGTCGCGGTGGGGGAGGAGCGTGAGACGGTCGAGGAGGTGGCGGAACCCTTCCTGGTACGGGAGGGACTGCTGGCCCGCACCCCGCGCGGCCGCGTCGCCACGCCCGCCGCGTGGGCGCACCTCGGCCTCGTTCCCCCGCGTCAGGCGGGCGGAAAGGGACAACAGGACTTGTTCGGGACGTGA
- a CDS encoding adenine phosphoribosyltransferase: MTELEGVTELLLSRIRDVPDYPKPGVMFKDITPLLADPVAFAALTETLADLSTRHGATKIVGLEARGFILGAPVALRAGLGFIPVRKAGKLPGATLRQSYDLEYGSAEIEVHAEDLAAGDRVMVIDDVLATGGTAAASLDLVRRSGAEVAGVAVLMELGFLDGRRRLEQALDGAPLEALITV; the protein is encoded by the coding sequence ATGACCGAGCTGGAAGGCGTCACGGAGCTGCTGCTCAGCCGCATCCGTGACGTCCCGGACTACCCGAAGCCGGGCGTGATGTTCAAGGACATCACGCCGCTGCTCGCCGATCCGGTCGCGTTCGCGGCGCTCACGGAGACACTGGCGGACCTCAGCACGCGGCACGGCGCCACGAAGATCGTCGGCCTGGAGGCCCGCGGCTTCATCCTCGGCGCCCCCGTCGCGCTCCGCGCGGGCCTCGGCTTCATCCCCGTGCGCAAGGCGGGCAAGCTGCCCGGGGCGACGCTCCGGCAGAGCTACGACCTGGAGTACGGCAGCGCCGAGATCGAGGTGCACGCCGAGGACCTGGCGGCGGGCGACCGCGTCATGGTCATCGACGACGTCCTCGCCACCGGCGGCACCGCGGCGGCCTCGCTGGACCTGGTCCGGCGCTCGGGCGCCGAGGTGGCCGGCGTCGCGGTCCTCATGGAGCTCGGCTTCCTCGACGGCCGCCGCAGGCTGGAGCAGGCTCTGGACGGGGCGCCGCTGGAGGCGCTGATCACCGTCTGA
- the secF gene encoding protein translocase subunit SecF, whose translation MSKLGNLGARLYRGEVGYDFVGKRKIWYGISILITITAIVGLAVRGLNMGIEFEGGAVFNTPKTSVSVAQAEESAEKASGHDAIVQKLGDDKLRIQIAGVDIKKSDQIKKSLAEDLDVKAGDIDADLVGPSWGDQIANKAWQGLAIFMVLVVIYLAIAFEWRMALAALIALIHDITITVGVYALVGFEVTPGTVIGLLTILGYSLYDTVVVFDSLKEQSKDITKQTKYTYSELANRSINGTLVRSINTTVVALLPVAGLLFIGGGALGAGMLNDISLSLFVGLAAGAYSSIFIATPLVADFKEREPQMKALKKRVLAKRAAAAAKGESAEAPESYADEEPQDDAVPGDAAPAVVGPRSQPASRNRGRGRPSGKRR comes from the coding sequence ATGTCGAAGCTCGGCAATCTCGGCGCCAGGCTCTACCGCGGTGAGGTCGGCTACGACTTCGTCGGCAAGCGCAAGATCTGGTACGGCATCTCGATACTGATCACCATCACGGCCATCGTCGGCCTGGCGGTGCGCGGCCTGAACATGGGCATCGAGTTCGAGGGCGGCGCCGTCTTCAACACGCCGAAGACCAGCGTCTCGGTCGCCCAGGCCGAGGAGTCCGCGGAGAAGGCGTCCGGTCACGACGCGATCGTCCAGAAGCTCGGTGACGACAAGCTCCGCATCCAGATCGCGGGCGTCGACATCAAGAAGTCCGACCAGATCAAGAAGTCGCTGGCCGAGGACCTGGACGTCAAGGCCGGCGACATCGACGCCGACCTCGTCGGCCCCAGCTGGGGCGACCAGATCGCCAATAAGGCCTGGCAGGGCCTGGCGATCTTCATGGTCCTCGTCGTGATCTACCTGGCCATCGCCTTCGAATGGCGCATGGCCCTGGCGGCACTGATCGCGCTGATCCACGACATCACCATCACCGTGGGTGTGTACGCGCTGGTCGGCTTCGAGGTCACCCCGGGCACGGTGATCGGTCTGCTGACCATCCTCGGTTACTCGCTCTACGACACGGTGGTGGTCTTCGACAGCTTGAAGGAGCAGTCGAAGGACATCACCAAGCAGACGAAGTACACCTACAGCGAGCTCGCCAACCGCAGCATCAACGGCACCCTGGTGCGCTCCATCAACACCACGGTCGTCGCGCTGCTTCCGGTGGCGGGCCTGCTGTTCATCGGTGGCGGCGCCCTCGGCGCGGGCATGCTCAACGACATCTCGCTGTCGCTGTTCGTGGGCCTCGCGGCCGGTGCGTACTCCTCGATCTTCATCGCCACGCCGCTCGTCGCCGACTTCAAGGAGCGCGAGCCGCAGATGAAGGCCCTCAAGAAGCGGGTGCTCGCCAAGCGCGCGGCGGCCGCCGCCAAGGGCGAGTCCGCGGAGGCCCCGGAGTCCTACGCCGACGAGGAGCCGCAGGACGACGCCGTGCCCGGTGACGCCGCTCCTGCCGTCGTCGGTCCCCGCAGCCAGCCCGCGTCGCGCAACCGCGGCCGTGGCCGGCCCTCGGGGAAGCGCCGATGA
- a CDS encoding glycosyltransferase family 4 protein, translated as MRIGIVCPYSWDVPGGVQFHIRDLAEHLIRLGHEVSVLAPADDETPLPPYVVSAGRAVPVPYNGSVARLNFGFLSAARVRRWLHEGTFDVIHIHEPASPSLGLLTCWAAQGPIVATFHTSNPRSRAMIAAYPILQPALEKISARIAVSEYARRTLVEHLGGDAVVIPNGVDVDFFADAEPRPEWQGETIGFIGRIDEPRKGLPVLMRALPQIFAERPNARLLVAGRGDEEEAVASLPTELRPRVEFLGMVSDEDKARLLRSVDLYVAPNTGGESFGIILVEAMSAGAPVLASDLDAFAQVLDQGAAGDLFTNEDAESLAKSAVRLLADPERREGLRERGSAHVRRFDWSTVGSDILAVYETVTDGATAVAEDERSGLRARFGLASKG; from the coding sequence GTGAGAATCGGCATCGTCTGCCCCTACTCGTGGGACGTGCCGGGCGGCGTCCAGTTCCATATCCGCGATCTGGCGGAGCACCTCATCCGCCTCGGGCACGAGGTCTCCGTCCTCGCCCCGGCCGACGACGAGACACCCCTCCCGCCGTACGTGGTCTCGGCGGGACGCGCCGTTCCCGTCCCTTACAACGGCTCGGTGGCCCGCCTCAACTTCGGCTTCCTGTCGGCCGCGCGGGTACGCCGCTGGCTGCACGAGGGCACGTTCGACGTCATCCACATCCACGAGCCCGCGTCGCCCTCCCTCGGCCTGCTCACCTGCTGGGCCGCGCAGGGTCCCATCGTCGCGACGTTCCACACGTCCAACCCGCGCTCGCGGGCGATGATCGCCGCGTACCCGATCCTCCAGCCCGCCCTGGAGAAGATCAGCGCACGCATCGCGGTGAGCGAGTACGCGCGCCGCACCCTCGTCGAACACCTCGGCGGCGACGCGGTCGTCATCCCGAACGGCGTCGACGTCGACTTCTTCGCCGACGCCGAGCCGCGGCCCGAGTGGCAGGGCGAGACGATCGGCTTCATCGGCCGCATCGACGAGCCCCGCAAGGGCCTGCCGGTCCTCATGCGGGCCCTCCCGCAGATCTTCGCCGAGCGCCCGAACGCCCGCCTGCTGGTCGCGGGCCGCGGCGACGAGGAGGAGGCGGTCGCGTCCCTCCCCACAGAGCTGCGCCCCCGGGTGGAGTTCCTCGGCATGGTCAGCGACGAGGACAAGGCGCGGCTGCTGCGCAGCGTCGACCTGTACGTCGCGCCCAACACCGGCGGCGAGAGCTTCGGCATCATCCTGGTCGAGGCGATGTCCGCGGGCGCGCCCGTGCTCGCCAGCGACCTGGACGCGTTCGCGCAGGTCCTGGACCAGGGCGCGGCGGGCGACCTCTTCACCAACGAGGACGCGGAGTCCCTCGCGAAGTCCGCGGTACGCCTTCTCGCCGACCCCGAACGCCGAGAGGGCCTGCGCGAACGCGGCAGCGCCCACGTCCGCCGCTTCGACTGGTCGACGGTCGGCTCCGACATCCTCGCGGTCTACGAAACGGTGACGGACGGCGCGACTGCCGTCGCCGAGGACGAACGCTCGGGCCTGCGGGCGAGGTTCGGGCTGGCGTCGAAGGGGTGA
- the ruvA gene encoding Holliday junction branch migration protein RuvA yields MIAFVSGPVAALAPDTAVVEVGGIGMAVQCTPNTLSTLRVGQQAKLATSLVVREDSLTLYGFADDDERQTFELLQTASGVGPRLAQAMLAVHSPDALRRAVSTGDEKALTAVPGIGKKGAQKLLLEYKDRLGEPLGTGGPAIGKAVTAGWRDQLHAALIGLGYATREADEAVVAVTPQAEAMEGTPQVGQLLKAALQTLNRTR; encoded by the coding sequence ATGATCGCCTTCGTCAGCGGCCCCGTCGCCGCCCTCGCCCCCGATACCGCGGTGGTCGAGGTGGGCGGCATCGGCATGGCCGTCCAGTGCACGCCGAACACGCTCTCCACCCTCCGCGTCGGCCAGCAGGCCAAGCTCGCCACCTCCCTGGTCGTGCGCGAGGACTCCCTCACCCTGTACGGCTTCGCGGACGACGACGAGCGCCAGACCTTCGAGCTGCTGCAGACCGCGAGCGGTGTCGGCCCGCGCCTCGCCCAGGCCATGCTCGCCGTGCACAGCCCCGACGCCCTGCGCCGCGCGGTCTCCACCGGCGACGAGAAGGCCCTCACGGCCGTCCCCGGCATCGGCAAGAAGGGCGCCCAGAAGCTCCTCCTGGAGTACAAGGACCGCCTCGGCGAGCCCCTCGGCACCGGCGGCCCCGCGATCGGCAAGGCCGTCACCGCGGGCTGGCGCGACCAGCTGCACGCGGCACTCATCGGCCTCGGGTACGCCACGCGCGAGGCCGACGAGGCCGTCGTCGCCGTCACCCCCCAGGCCGAGGCCATGGAGGGCACCCCGCAGGTCGGCCAGCTCCTGAAGGCCGCACTCCAGACCCTGAACCGCACCCGCTGA
- the yajC gene encoding preprotein translocase subunit YajC: protein MNIVTLLPFIVLIGAMFLMTRSAKKKQQAAAQMRNEMQPGTGIRTIGGMYATVKEVHDEAVLLEVAPGVHAVYAKNSIGAVLDDDEYNRIVHGTEDDLNEDAPVVPDDASSLTEKTDEPADASDDSPIDLGKKDAAAGADDAEPKKTDGESDAK, encoded by the coding sequence GTGAATATCGTGACCCTCCTCCCGTTCATCGTGCTCATCGGGGCCATGTTCCTGATGACCCGGTCTGCCAAGAAGAAGCAGCAGGCCGCCGCGCAGATGCGTAACGAGATGCAGCCCGGCACCGGCATCCGCACGATCGGTGGCATGTACGCCACCGTCAAGGAGGTTCACGACGAAGCCGTCCTCCTTGAGGTGGCCCCCGGTGTCCACGCGGTGTACGCGAAGAACTCGATCGGCGCCGTCCTCGACGACGACGAGTACAACCGCATCGTGCACGGCACCGAGGACGACCTGAACGAGGACGCCCCCGTCGTCCCGGACGACGCCTCCTCCCTCACCGAGAAGACCGACGAGCCCGCCGACGCCTCCGACGACTCGCCCATCGACCTCGGCAAGAAGGACGCGGCCGCCGGGGCCGACGACGCGGAGCCGAAGAAGACCGACGGCGAGTCCGACGCGAAGTAG
- a CDS encoding YebC/PmpR family DNA-binding transcriptional regulator codes for MSGHSKWATTKHKKAVIDAKRGKLFAKMIKNIEVAARTGGADPAGNPTLFDAIQKAKKSSVPNKNIDSAVKRGAGLEAGGADYETIMYEGYGPNGVAVLIECLTDNRNRAASDVRVAMTRNGGSMADPGSVSYLFNRKGVVIVPKGELSEDDVLGAVLDAGAEEVNDLGESFEVLSEATDMVAVRTALQEAGIEYDSADANFVPTMQVELDEDGARKIFKLIDALEDSDDVQNVFANFDVSDEVMAKVDA; via the coding sequence ATGTCCGGCCACTCTAAATGGGCTACGACGAAGCACAAGAAGGCCGTGATCGACGCCAAGCGCGGCAAGCTCTTCGCGAAGATGATCAAGAACATCGAGGTCGCGGCCCGTACCGGCGGCGCCGACCCCGCCGGTAACCCGACGCTCTTCGACGCCATCCAGAAGGCCAAGAAGAGCTCGGTCCCGAACAAGAACATCGACTCCGCGGTCAAGCGCGGCGCCGGTCTCGAAGCCGGTGGCGCCGACTACGAGACGATCATGTACGAGGGCTACGGCCCGAACGGCGTCGCGGTGCTCATCGAGTGCCTCACCGACAACCGCAACCGCGCCGCCTCCGACGTGCGTGTCGCCATGACGCGCAACGGCGGCTCGATGGCCGACCCGGGCTCCGTCTCGTACCTCTTCAACCGCAAGGGCGTCGTCATCGTCCCCAAGGGCGAGCTGTCCGAGGACGACGTCCTCGGCGCCGTCCTGGACGCGGGCGCCGAAGAGGTCAACGACCTGGGCGAGTCCTTCGAGGTCCTCTCCGAGGCCACCGACATGGTCGCGGTGCGCACCGCGCTCCAGGAAGCCGGCATCGAGTACGACTCGGCCGACGCCAACTTCGTCCCGACCATGCAGGTCGAACTGGACGAGGACGGCGCCCGCAAGATCTTCAAGCTGATCGACGCGCTGGAGGACAGCGACGACGTGCAGAACGTCTTCGCCAACTTCGACGTCTCGGACGAGGTCATGGCGAAGGTCGACGCGTAA
- the ruvC gene encoding crossover junction endodeoxyribonuclease RuvC: MRVLGVDPGLTRCGVGVVEGVAGRPLTMRGVGVVRTPADAELGHRLVAIERGIEQWLDEHQPEFVAVERVFSQHNVRTVMGTAQASAVAMLCASRRGIPVALHTPSEVKAAVTGSGRADKAQVGAMVTRLLRLDAPPKPADAADALALAICHIWRAPAQNRLQQAVAQNRLQQAVAAHAAKNPTARTTQPAQPARTTQPAQTAQKGRTA, translated from the coding sequence GTGCGCGTGTTGGGGGTCGACCCGGGGCTGACCCGGTGCGGTGTGGGAGTCGTCGAGGGCGTCGCGGGGCGCCCGCTGACCATGCGCGGCGTCGGAGTCGTGCGGACCCCGGCCGACGCGGAGTTGGGGCACCGGCTCGTGGCCATCGAGCGCGGCATCGAGCAGTGGCTCGACGAGCACCAGCCGGAATTCGTCGCTGTGGAGCGCGTCTTCAGCCAGCACAACGTGCGCACGGTCATGGGCACCGCCCAGGCCAGCGCCGTCGCCATGCTCTGCGCGTCGCGCCGCGGCATCCCCGTCGCCCTGCACACCCCCAGCGAGGTCAAGGCCGCCGTCACCGGCAGCGGCCGCGCCGACAAGGCGCAGGTCGGCGCGATGGTCACCCGCCTCCTGAGGCTCGACGCACCGCCCAAGCCCGCGGACGCCGCCGACGCCCTCGCCCTGGCCATCTGCCACATCTGGCGCGCCCCCGCGCAGAACCGCCTGCAGCAGGCCGTCGCCCAGAACCGCCTCCAGCAGGCCGTGGCCGCCCATGCAGCCAAGAACCCGACGGCACGGACAACACAGCCAGCACAGCCGGCACGGACAACACAGCCTGCACAGACAGCACAGAAAGGCCGTACCGCATGA
- the pdxT gene encoding pyridoxal 5'-phosphate synthase glutaminase subunit PdxT, with translation MTTPVGDTSRVDTPVVGVLALQGDVREHLIALAAADAVARPVRRPEELAEVDGLVIPGGESTTISKLATLFGLMEPLRARVRDGMPVYGSCAGMIMLADKILDPRSGQETVGGIDMIVRRNAFGRQNESFEAAVDVRGVAGAPVEGVFIRAPWVESVGAEVDVLAEHEGHIVAVRQGNALATSFHPELTGDHRIHALFVEMARGNPEAGS, from the coding sequence ATGACCACTCCCGTAGGTGACACCTCCAGGGTGGACACCCCTGTAGTGGGCGTCCTCGCCCTCCAGGGGGACGTACGGGAGCACCTGATCGCCCTGGCCGCGGCGGACGCCGTGGCCAGGCCGGTCCGGCGCCCCGAGGAGCTCGCCGAGGTCGACGGCCTGGTCATCCCCGGCGGCGAGTCCACCACCATCTCCAAGCTGGCCACCCTCTTCGGCCTGATGGAGCCCCTCCGCGCGCGCGTGCGCGACGGCATGCCGGTCTACGGCAGCTGCGCGGGCATGATCATGCTCGCCGACAAGATCCTCGACCCGCGCTCGGGCCAGGAGACGGTGGGCGGCATCGACATGATCGTGCGGCGCAACGCGTTCGGGCGGCAGAACGAGTCGTTCGAGGCCGCCGTCGACGTCCGGGGCGTCGCAGGCGCCCCTGTCGAGGGCGTCTTCATCCGCGCCCCCTGGGTGGAGTCCGTCGGCGCCGAGGTCGACGTGCTCGCCGAGCACGAGGGCCACATCGTCGCCGTACGCCAAGGGAACGCCCTCGCCACGTCGTTCCACCCCGAGCTGACGGGCGACCACCGGATCCACGCGCTGTTCGTGGAGATGGCGCGCGGTAACCCGGAGGCGGGATCCTAG
- the pdxS gene encoding pyridoxal 5'-phosphate synthase lyase subunit PdxS, producing MSSTLSSNNPSPETGTARVKRGMAEQLKGGVIMDVVNAEQAKIAEDAGAVAVMALERVPADIRKDGGVARMSDPNMIEEIIEAVSIPVMAKSRIGHFVEAQVLQSLGVDYIDESEVLTPADEVNHSDKFAFTTPFVCGATNLGEALRRIAEGAAMIRSKGEAGTGNVVEAVRHLRQIKNEIAKLRGFDNNELYAAAKDLRAPYELVKETAELGKLPVVLFSAGGVATPADAALMRQLGAEGVFVGSGIFKSGDPARRAAAIVKATTFFDDPKIIADASRNLGEAMVGINCDTLPETERYANRGW from the coding sequence GTGTCCAGCACCCTCTCCAGCAACAACCCGTCCCCCGAGACCGGCACCGCCCGCGTCAAGCGCGGCATGGCCGAGCAGCTCAAGGGCGGCGTGATCATGGACGTCGTCAACGCCGAGCAGGCGAAGATAGCCGAGGACGCCGGCGCGGTCGCCGTCATGGCGCTGGAGCGCGTGCCCGCCGACATCCGCAAGGACGGCGGCGTGGCCCGGATGTCCGACCCGAACATGATCGAAGAGATCATCGAGGCCGTCTCGATCCCGGTCATGGCCAAGTCCCGCATCGGCCACTTCGTCGAGGCCCAGGTCCTGCAGTCCCTCGGCGTCGACTACATCGACGAGTCCGAGGTCCTCACCCCGGCCGACGAGGTCAACCACAGCGACAAGTTCGCCTTCACGACGCCGTTCGTGTGTGGCGCCACCAACCTGGGCGAGGCCCTGCGCCGCATCGCCGAGGGCGCCGCGATGATCCGCTCCAAGGGCGAGGCCGGCACCGGCAACGTCGTCGAGGCCGTCCGCCACCTGCGCCAGATCAAGAACGAGATCGCCAAGCTGCGCGGCTTCGACAACAACGAGCTGTACGCCGCCGCCAAGGACCTCCGCGCCCCGTACGAGCTGGTCAAGGAGACCGCCGAGCTCGGCAAGCTCCCGGTGGTCCTGTTCTCCGCCGGTGGTGTCGCCACCCCCGCCGACGCCGCCCTGATGCGCCAGCTCGGCGCCGAGGGTGTCTTCGTCGGCTCCGGCATCTTCAAGTCCGGCGACCCGGCCCGCCGCGCCGCCGCCATCGTGAAGGCCACGACGTTCTTCGACGACCCGAAGATCATCGCCGACGCCTCCCGCAACCTCGGCGAGGCCATGGTCGGCATCAACTGCGACACCCTCCCGGAGACCGAGCGCTACGCGAACCGGGGCTGGTGA